The proteins below are encoded in one region of Leishmania infantum JPCM5 genome chromosome 16:
- a CDS encoding putative tubulin tyrosine ligase, whose protein sequence is MEPATGCKSGGKGKGVKSSAHSKTPAAAPPDASDNFATGAAAVSATSPHATAAALRKKKSTLKKAPTAALARKTKERSRERSLSTPAPTPPLPSSPLSAKRKKRKSAESLVGSEAQLAPSEAAPAPKPEVDADSVEQSPQQQPEPQADVVGMDENDLQQQRALPPEDSDDGSCDADGFDNGASARVVMPVTSLAGKRHTRLIIVPGAANGSGAAAPPSSGLGNGRRAGAVASISIGSSGGSHHHGDCTLRYRTDLDKQVIHFMFERYQQEQTHPTTSAAASSPLSTTNAGAAEGTSARVDEAPLTSRGTGTAMQAAGAAAATSASQVRARRINVEEICVVANGEGEDKNIGLGDWHFFWMHVRRVRHTICSSSFRWQEQQIINHFPDHAELTRKDLMYKNIKRYLREHQADNYARLTLHTATDWVSASALAADAEGAAGPSAFAFAGGEHRPPLSVKSFCFADSVPLTYNIPNDMNMFKEKFQRRRGTQWIVKPTSRSQGKGIFIIDDVRSLQRWMSEKKESDNMASFLATSPSNRANWVAPSVLQQQRAAVLSSIESAPGTASGGNGCSLASPTSPRFNATSAVTSQTTAGAGGSGGGLLGSYIISRYISNPLLIGGKKFDLRLYVLVTSYKPLVAYLHEDGFARFCATRYAGSSLAQEDLGSHLTNVALQKGDEHYNTSHGGKWSFQNLFLYVQKGYGPYTAEGMIKNIQFLIYHSLKAVEPVMFNDKHSYELYGYDILIDDHINPHLIEVNASPSMSTTTLSDRLLKEQVLNDTMKIVFPPGYPASNKGMPYWEYRLRTDLTTRQQTGFKLLQF, encoded by the coding sequence ATGGAGCCCGCCACGGGTTGCAAGAGCGGTGGCAAGGGCAAGGGCGTCAAGTCCTCGGCGCACAGCAAAAcacctgccgcggcgccacctGACGCTTCGGACAATTTCGCtactggtgctgctgcggtgtccGCGACGTCACCCCACGCGACCGCTGCGGCACTGCGAAAGAAGAAATCGACTTTGAAGAAGGCGCCGACGGCCGCGCTGGCACGAAAGACGAAGGAGAGGTCCAGGGAAAGGTCGTTGAGCACCCCCGCTCCGACGCCTCCGTTGCCAAGCTCACCGCTCTCCGCCAaacggaagaagaggaagtcTGCAGAAAGTCTGgtgggcagcgaggcgcagctggcgccgTCGGAGGCGGCCCCGGCACCAAAGCCGGAGGTCGATGCGGATTCGGTAGAGCagtcaccgcagcagcaaccggAGCCGCAGGCGGATGTAGTGGGCATGGATGAGAAtgatctgcagcagcagcgtgcgctgccaccggaggacagcgacgacggcagctgcgatGCCGACGGTTTCGACAACGGCGCCTCGGCGCGTGTGGTGATGCCGGTGACGTCGCTGGCTGGAAAGCGGCATACAAGACTGATCATAGTGCCAGGGGCCGCGAACGGCTCTGGTGCCGCGGCACCTCCGAGCAGCGGGCTTGGcaacggccgccgcgcgggtGCGGTGGCCAGTATCTCCATTGGCAGTAGCGGCGGCAGTCACCATCACGGAGACTGCACCTTGCGCTACCGCACGGACCTCGACAAGCAGGTAATACACTTCATGTTCGAGCGCTACCAGCAGGAGCAGACGCATCCGACGacctctgcagcagcgtcgtcacCGCTGTCGACTaccaacgccggcgccgccgaaggGACGAGTGCGCGGGTGGACGAGGCACCTCTCACGAGCAGGGGCACCGGTACCGCAATGCAggcagccggcgctgctgcggccacctccgcctcccaggtgcgcgcgcgacgcATCAATGTTGAGGAGATCTGCGTTGTTGCTAatggcgagggcgaggacaAGAACATTGGCCTCGGGGATTGGCACTTCTTCTGGATGCATGTAAGGCGCGTCCGCCACACGatctgctccagctccttcaggtggcaggagcagcagatcATCAACCACTTCCCCGATCACGCGGAGCTGACCCGAAAGGACCTCATGTACAAGAACATCAAGCGCTACTTGCGAGAGCACCAAGCGGACAACTACGCCCGGCTGACACTGCACACCGCCACCGATTGGGTCTCGGCATcggccctcgccgccgatgccgaggGCGCAGCAGGCCCGTCCGCGTTCGCGTTCGCTGGCGGCGAGCACAGGCCGCCGTTATCTGTCAAGTCGTTCTGCTTTGCCGACAGCGTCCCGCTGACGTACAACATTCCAAACGATATGAACATGTTCAAGGAGAAGttccagcggcggcgcggcacgcaGTGGATTGTGAAGCCGACGTCGCGGTCACAGGGCAAGGGCATCTTCATCATTGACGACGTCCGCTCCCTGCAGCGGTGGATGTCTGAGAAAAAGGAGTCGGATAACATGGCCTCCTTCCTGGCCACTAGCCCCTCTAACCGAGCTAACTGGGTCGCGCCGTCGGTcctgcagcaacagcgcgCCGCAGTTCTGAGTAGCATAGAGTCAGCACCGGGTAcagcgagcggcggcaacggaTGCTCGCTGGCGAGCCCGACCTCCCCTCGCTTCAACGCCACCAGCGCAGTGACGTCTCAAACCAcagccggcgccggcggcagcggcggtgggtTGCTCGGCTCGTACATTATCAGCCGCTACATCTCCAACCCGCTGCTGATCGGTGGCAAGAAGTTTGACCTGCGCCTGTACGTTCTCGTCACGTCCTACAAGCCTCTCGTGGCGTACCTGCACGAAGACGGCTTTGCCCGATTCTGCGCGACGCGATACGCTGGCAGCAGCCTGGCCCAGGAGGACCTCGGCTCCCATCTAACGAACGTCGCCTTGCAGAAAGGCGACGAGCATTACAACACCTCGCACGGTGGCAAGTGGTCTTTCCAGAACTTGTTCCTGTACGTGCAGAAGGGCTACGGCCCGTACACGGCGGAGGGCATGATCAAGAACATCCAGTTTCTCATCTACCACTCGCTCAAGGCGGTGGAGCCGGTAATGTTCAACGACAAGCACTCGTACGAGCTCTACGGCTACGACATCCTCATCGACGACCACATCAACCCCCACTTGATCGAAGTAAACGCGTCGCCGTCCatgtcgacgacgacgttgtCGGACCGGCTGCTCAAGGAGCAGGTGCTGAATGATACCATGAAGATAGTCTTTCCTCCTGGATACCCGGCGAGCAATAAGGGGATGCCATACTGGGAGTACCGTCTTCGCACCGACCTGACGACGCGGCAACAGACGGGCTTCAAGCTGTTGCAGTTCTAG